The following proteins are encoded in a genomic region of Pseudomonas sp. Os17:
- the hslO gene encoding Hsp33 family molecular chaperone HslO, whose product MTDLPDTDFTQRFIFDESDARGELVALERSYAEVLAKHAYPEPVAQLLGELMAAASLLVGTLKFDGLLILQARSEGPVPLLMIECSSNREIRGLARYDASQIAPDATLADMMPNGVLALTVDPTQGQRYQGIVDLDGATLAECFTNYFVMSQQTGTRFWLYADGRNARGLLLQQLPADRLRDPEEREANWQHLTALASTLTADELLSLDNETVLHRLYHEEAVRLFDVQPLRFRCSCSRERSGNALVSLGLEDAQKLVVEHGGSIEIDCQFCNERYLFDAADITQLFAGAGVDTPSDTRH is encoded by the coding sequence ATGACTGATTTGCCGGATACCGACTTCACTCAACGCTTCATCTTTGATGAGAGCGACGCCCGCGGCGAGCTGGTGGCGCTGGAGCGCAGTTACGCTGAAGTCCTCGCCAAACACGCCTATCCCGAGCCGGTGGCACAGCTGCTCGGCGAGCTGATGGCGGCGGCGTCGTTGCTGGTTGGCACCTTGAAGTTCGATGGCTTGCTGATTCTCCAGGCCCGCTCCGAAGGCCCGGTGCCGTTGCTGATGATCGAGTGCTCCAGCAACCGCGAGATCCGCGGCCTGGCCCGCTACGACGCGTCGCAGATCGCCCCTGACGCGACCCTTGCCGACATGATGCCCAACGGCGTCCTGGCCCTGACCGTGGACCCGACCCAGGGCCAGCGTTACCAGGGCATCGTCGACCTGGACGGCGCCACCCTGGCCGAATGCTTCACCAACTACTTCGTCATGTCGCAGCAGACCGGCACCCGTTTCTGGCTCTACGCCGACGGCCGCAATGCCCGCGGCCTGCTCCTGCAACAACTGCCTGCCGATCGCCTGCGCGATCCGGAAGAGCGCGAAGCCAACTGGCAGCACCTCACCGCCCTGGCCAGCACCCTGACTGCCGATGAACTGCTGAGCCTGGACAACGAAACCGTGCTTCACCGCCTGTACCACGAAGAGGCCGTGCGCCTGTTCGACGTGCAACCGCTGCGCTTCCGCTGCAGCTGCTCCCGCGAGCGCTCGGGCAATGCGCTGGTCAGCCTGGGGCTCGAAGATGCGCAGAAACTGGTGGTGGAACACGGCGGCAGCATCGAGATCGATTGCCAGTTCTGCAATGAACGCTACCTGTTCGATGCCGCCGATATCACGCAATTGTTTGCCGGTGCGGGCGTCGACACGCCGTCAGATACTCGTCACTAA